In the genome of Nocardioides marmoribigeumensis, one region contains:
- a CDS encoding acetyl/propionyl/methylcrotonyl-CoA carboxylase subunit alpha produces the protein MPDIKPLQKVLIANRGEIAVRVIRACKDAGIGSVAVYADPDRDALHVRVADEAYSLGGSTPGDSYLSIEKIIDVAKKSGADSVHPGYGFLAENAEFAQAVIDAGLTWIGPTPEAIDALGDKAKAKHIADRANAPLAPGTKDPVKDADEIIEFARENGLPVAIKAVYGGGGRGLKIARTIEEIPDQFEAATREAIGAFGRGECLVEKFLDKPRHVETQCLADKHGNVVVVSTRDCSLQRRNQKLVEEAPAPFLTEEQLTRLYESSKAILREAKYEGAGTCEFLVAQDGTISFLEVNTRLQVEHCVSEEVTGIDLVQEMFRIAAGEELGYDDPEITGHSIEFRINAEDAGTNFMPAPGTLTSYLPPSGPGVRLDGGYNEGETVPGAFDSLIAKLIVTGRDRNHALARSRRALDEFVVDGMPTVIPFHRKVVSDPAFIGDGESFSVYTQWIETDFDNDIPPYSGGSAETEEAGERQTITVEVGGRRLDVVLPAELAVAAPGGGGGGAKKPKRKGGKSSGSAASGDSVTSPMQGTIVKVAVEEGQEINEGDTVVVIEAMKMEQPLKAHKAGTVTSLNASVGETVSSGAVICELKDA, from the coding sequence GTGCCCGACATCAAGCCCCTGCAGAAGGTCCTGATCGCCAACCGCGGTGAGATCGCGGTGCGAGTGATCCGTGCCTGCAAGGACGCCGGCATCGGCTCGGTCGCGGTGTACGCCGACCCCGACCGCGACGCGCTGCACGTGCGGGTCGCCGACGAGGCCTACAGCCTGGGCGGCTCGACGCCCGGCGACTCCTACCTCTCGATCGAGAAGATCATCGACGTCGCGAAGAAGTCCGGCGCCGACTCGGTCCACCCCGGCTACGGCTTCCTCGCCGAGAACGCCGAGTTCGCCCAGGCCGTCATCGACGCCGGGCTGACCTGGATCGGCCCCACCCCCGAGGCGATCGACGCCCTCGGCGACAAGGCCAAGGCCAAGCACATCGCCGACCGGGCCAACGCCCCCCTGGCTCCCGGCACCAAGGACCCCGTCAAGGACGCCGACGAGATCATCGAGTTCGCTCGGGAGAACGGCCTCCCGGTCGCGATCAAGGCCGTCTACGGCGGTGGCGGCCGCGGCCTCAAGATCGCGCGCACCATCGAGGAGATCCCCGACCAGTTCGAGGCCGCGACCCGCGAGGCGATCGGCGCCTTCGGCCGCGGCGAGTGCCTGGTCGAGAAGTTCCTCGACAAGCCGCGCCACGTCGAGACCCAGTGCCTGGCCGACAAGCACGGCAACGTCGTGGTGGTCTCCACCCGCGACTGCTCGCTGCAGCGCCGCAACCAGAAGCTCGTCGAGGAGGCGCCCGCGCCGTTCCTCACCGAGGAGCAGCTGACCCGGCTCTACGAGTCCTCCAAGGCGATCCTGCGCGAGGCGAAGTACGAGGGCGCCGGCACGTGCGAGTTCCTCGTCGCCCAGGACGGCACGATCTCCTTCCTCGAGGTCAACACCCGCCTGCAGGTCGAGCACTGCGTGTCCGAGGAGGTCACCGGCATCGACCTGGTGCAGGAGATGTTCCGCATCGCCGCCGGCGAGGAGCTCGGCTACGACGACCCGGAGATCACCGGCCACTCGATCGAGTTCCGGATCAACGCCGAGGACGCCGGCACCAACTTCATGCCCGCGCCGGGCACGCTGACGTCGTACCTCCCGCCCTCGGGCCCCGGCGTGCGCCTCGACGGCGGCTACAACGAGGGCGAGACCGTCCCCGGCGCCTTCGACTCCCTCATCGCCAAGCTCATCGTCACCGGTCGCGACCGCAACCACGCACTGGCCCGCTCGCGCCGCGCGCTCGACGAGTTCGTGGTCGACGGCATGCCGACGGTGATCCCCTTCCACCGCAAGGTCGTCTCCGACCCCGCCTTCATCGGCGACGGCGAGTCGTTCTCGGTCTACACGCAGTGGATCGAGACCGACTTCGACAACGACATCCCGCCCTACTCCGGCGGCTCGGCCGAGACCGAGGAGGCCGGTGAGCGCCAGACGATCACCGTCGAGGTCGGCGGGCGCCGCCTGGACGTCGTACTCCCCGCCGAGCTCGCGGTCGCGGCCCCCGGCGGCGGTGGCGGTGGCGCGAAGAAGCCCAAGCGCAAGGGCGGCAAGTCCTCCGGCTCCGCCGCGTCCGGCGACTCCGTCACCTCCCCGATGCAGGGCACGATCGTCAAGGTCGCG
- a CDS encoding ABC transporter permease, translated as MSTHLTGLRPLLLMALRRDRVIIPLWTLYFVAISASSYGATVSLYGTAAERTAGARTINSAPALVALYGPIYDVTSAAAIAFVKLVVLNAAIVALVAGLLVIRHSRADEELGRRELVSAGEVARHAPLGAAVAVGWVFSVLVGGLSGAAAAASGAGVLGSVVMGAEWAATGIAFSALAAVAAQLTSGARAARGLVVGALALAYVVRAVADVTDLHWLTWLSPVGWAQQTRPFAGDRAWPLLLHVGLAVAALAVAVAVESRRDLGAGVLPDRPGPAHGSLASATALAWRLHRQGLLAWTVGLGLLGFVVGSVVTNLGDLLDTADARAMIEQMGGTGVLEDAFVSAELGFLAVAATGYALSAAGRAHGEEAAGRLEGLLATPTARRDWLAGHVLVTLAGSTLLVTVIGLSLGAAHAIGASDPSVLWPDLTAAWVRLPAVWVVLGVTLLLYAVRPGWYVACWAVLAASVVLTELGELLRLPDAVTDLSPYSHVPQLPAASFDLAPVLGLLAVAAALLVAAFVRFDRRDLSAG; from the coding sequence ATGAGCACCCACCTGACCGGGCTGCGCCCGCTGCTCCTCATGGCGCTGCGGCGGGACCGGGTGATCATCCCGCTCTGGACGCTCTACTTCGTCGCGATCTCCGCCTCGTCGTACGGCGCCACGGTGTCGCTCTACGGCACGGCGGCGGAGCGGACCGCCGGGGCCCGGACGATCAACTCGGCCCCGGCGCTGGTCGCGCTCTACGGCCCGATCTACGACGTCACCTCCGCGGCGGCGATCGCCTTCGTCAAGCTGGTCGTGCTCAACGCCGCCATCGTCGCGCTGGTCGCCGGGCTGCTGGTCATCCGGCACTCCCGCGCCGACGAGGAGCTCGGTCGCCGCGAGCTGGTCTCAGCCGGCGAGGTCGCACGGCACGCGCCCCTGGGGGCGGCGGTCGCGGTCGGGTGGGTGTTCTCCGTGCTCGTCGGCGGCCTGTCCGGAGCGGCCGCCGCGGCCTCGGGGGCCGGGGTCCTGGGGTCGGTCGTGATGGGAGCCGAGTGGGCGGCGACCGGCATCGCCTTCTCCGCGCTCGCGGCGGTCGCCGCGCAGCTCACCTCCGGTGCCCGTGCCGCCCGCGGGCTCGTCGTCGGCGCCCTCGCGCTGGCCTACGTCGTCCGGGCCGTCGCCGACGTGACCGATCTGCACTGGCTGACCTGGCTCTCGCCGGTCGGGTGGGCCCAGCAGACGAGGCCCTTCGCCGGCGACCGGGCGTGGCCGCTGCTGCTGCACGTCGGGCTCGCGGTCGCGGCCCTGGCGGTGGCGGTGGCGGTGGAGTCCCGGCGTGACCTCGGCGCCGGCGTGCTGCCCGACCGGCCCGGCCCGGCCCACGGCTCGCTCGCCTCGGCGACCGCGCTGGCGTGGCGGCTGCACCGGCAGGGGCTGCTGGCCTGGACCGTCGGGCTCGGGCTGCTCGGCTTCGTCGTCGGCAGCGTGGTCACCAACCTCGGCGACCTCCTGGACACCGCGGACGCCCGCGCGATGATCGAGCAGATGGGCGGCACGGGCGTGCTCGAGGACGCTTTCGTCTCCGCCGAGCTGGGCTTCCTTGCGGTCGCCGCGACCGGCTACGCGCTCAGCGCCGCCGGACGCGCGCACGGCGAGGAGGCGGCCGGTCGCCTCGAGGGCCTGCTCGCCACCCCGACCGCCCGCCGCGACTGGCTCGCGGGGCACGTGCTCGTCACCCTGGCCGGCTCCACCCTGCTGGTCACGGTGATCGGCCTCAGCCTCGGCGCCGCCCACGCGATCGGCGCCTCCGACCCGTCGGTCCTGTGGCCCGACCTCACCGCGGCGTGGGTCCGGCTGCCCGCCGTCTGGGTCGTCCTCGGCGTCACGCTCCTGCTCTACGCCGTCCGGCCCGGCTGGTACGTCGCCTGCTGGGCGGTCCTCGCTGCCTCGGTGGTGCTGACCGAGCTCGGGGAGCTGCTGCGGCTGCCAGACGCGGTGACCGACCTGTCGCCGTACTCCCACGTCCCGCAGCTGCCCGCGGCCTCGTTCGACCTCGCTCCCGTGCTCGGGCTGCTGGCCGTCGCCGCGGCGCTGCTGGTCGCGGCGTTCGTGCGGTTCGACCGCCGCGACCTGTCCGCCGGTTGA
- a CDS encoding ABC transporter ATP-binding protein yields the protein MESVREPVIEVRGLVKQFGAFRALDGLDLEVRAGEVHGFLGPNGSGKSTTIRVLLGLLRATSGQVRLLGGDPWRDATQLHRRLAYVPGDVNLWPQLSGGEVIDLLGRMRGSLDPARRDALLERFDLDPTKKGRAYSKGNRQKVALVAALAGDVELLVLDEPTSGLDPLMEETFREVVREERDRGRTVLLSSHILSEVEALCDRVSIIRQGRTVETGSLTELRHLTETSVDAVLRDAVPALDGLHGVHDLQVDGRRVRAQVAPESLSPFLERLAAAGILSLESRPPTLEQLFLRHYDRVEEESVRAEVSS from the coding sequence ATGGAGTCGGTGAGGGAGCCGGTGATCGAGGTCCGGGGGCTGGTCAAGCAGTTCGGCGCGTTCCGCGCGCTCGACGGCCTCGACCTGGAGGTGCGGGCGGGCGAGGTGCACGGCTTCCTCGGGCCCAACGGCAGCGGCAAGTCGACCACGATCCGGGTGCTGCTCGGGCTGCTGCGCGCCACCTCCGGGCAGGTGCGCCTGCTCGGCGGTGACCCGTGGCGCGACGCGACGCAGCTGCACCGGCGTCTGGCCTACGTGCCGGGTGACGTCAACCTGTGGCCGCAGCTGTCCGGCGGCGAGGTGATCGACCTGCTCGGCCGCATGCGCGGCAGCCTCGACCCGGCCCGCCGCGACGCGCTGCTCGAGCGCTTCGACCTCGATCCGACCAAGAAGGGACGGGCCTACTCCAAGGGCAACCGGCAGAAGGTCGCGCTGGTCGCCGCCCTGGCCGGTGACGTCGAGCTGCTCGTCCTCGACGAGCCGACCAGCGGGCTCGACCCGCTGATGGAGGAGACGTTCCGCGAGGTGGTGCGCGAGGAACGCGACCGGGGCCGCACCGTCCTGCTCAGCAGCCACATCCTCAGCGAGGTCGAGGCGCTCTGCGACCGGGTGAGCATCATCCGGCAGGGGCGCACGGTCGAGACCGGGTCGCTGACCGAGCTGCGGCACCTCACCGAGACCTCGGTCGACGCGGTGCTGCGCGACGCCGTCCCGGCCCTCGACGGGCTGCACGGCGTGCACGACCTGCAGGTCGACGGGCGGCGGGTCCGCGCGCAGGTCGCACCCGAGTCGCTCAGCCCGTTCCTGGAGCGGCTCGCGGCGGCGGGGATCCTGTCGCTGGAGTCCCGCCCGCCGACCCTGGAGCAGCTGTTCCTGCGTCATTACGACCGCGTCGAGGAGGAGTCGGTCCGCGCGGAGGTCTCGTCATGA
- a CDS encoding acyl-CoA dehydrogenase family protein, translating into MATPSHPFELSAEHEAFRASVRDFAEQEVAPHVAEWDKKHHFPSDLVHKMGELGLFGLTAPEEYGGAGEDGDFTSLCVAIEELGRVDQSVGITLEAAVGLGINPIQTYGTKEQQDRWLPDLVAGRRVAGFGLTEPGAGSDAGATRTRAELVDDAWVVNGSKQFITNSGADITSCVSVTARTGTRENGSPEISAIIVPAGTPGFVAEPPYDKLGWHISDTHALTFTDVHVPADHLLGDRGRGYAQFLATLDDGRVAIAALAVGAIQACLDMSVQYAGERTTMGGPIGRKQGVAFQIADLEVMLQASRMLTYRAAAMKDAGRHTGSHMKAFKQAASVAKLYATESAVTATRIATQVFGGYGFMEEYPVARFYRDAKILEIGEGTSEVQRMLIARGLGLPVE; encoded by the coding sequence ATGGCTACCCCGTCACATCCGTTCGAGCTCTCCGCCGAGCACGAGGCCTTCCGGGCCAGCGTGCGCGACTTCGCCGAGCAGGAGGTGGCGCCCCACGTGGCCGAGTGGGACAAGAAGCACCACTTCCCCAGCGACCTGGTCCACAAGATGGGCGAGCTCGGGCTCTTCGGCCTCACCGCACCGGAGGAGTACGGCGGCGCCGGTGAGGACGGCGACTTCACCAGCCTCTGCGTGGCGATCGAGGAGCTCGGCCGGGTCGACCAGTCCGTCGGCATCACCTTGGAGGCGGCGGTCGGACTGGGCATCAACCCGATCCAGACCTACGGCACCAAGGAGCAGCAGGACCGCTGGCTGCCCGACCTCGTCGCCGGGCGCCGCGTGGCCGGCTTCGGCCTGACCGAGCCCGGCGCCGGCTCCGACGCGGGCGCCACCCGCACGCGGGCCGAGCTGGTCGACGACGCCTGGGTGGTCAACGGGTCCAAGCAGTTCATCACCAACTCGGGGGCCGACATCACCTCCTGCGTGAGCGTCACGGCCCGCACCGGCACCCGGGAGAACGGCTCGCCCGAGATCAGCGCGATCATCGTCCCGGCCGGCACGCCCGGGTTCGTCGCCGAGCCGCCGTACGACAAGCTCGGCTGGCACATCTCCGACACCCACGCGTTGACCTTCACCGACGTCCACGTCCCGGCCGACCACCTGCTCGGCGATCGGGGCCGTGGCTACGCCCAGTTCCTCGCCACGCTCGACGACGGGCGCGTCGCCATCGCGGCGCTGGCGGTGGGCGCCATCCAGGCCTGCCTCGACATGTCGGTGCAGTACGCCGGCGAGCGCACCACCATGGGCGGCCCCATCGGGCGCAAGCAGGGCGTGGCGTTCCAGATCGCCGACCTCGAGGTGATGCTGCAGGCCTCACGCATGCTGACCTACCGCGCCGCGGCGATGAAGGACGCCGGACGCCACACCGGCAGCCACATGAAGGCGTTCAAGCAGGCCGCGTCGGTCGCCAAGCTCTACGCCACCGAGTCCGCGGTCACCGCGACCCGCATCGCGACGCAGGTCTTCGGCGGCTACGGCTTCATGGAGGAGTACCCCGTCGCGCGGTTCTACCGCGACGCCAAGATCCTCGAGATCGGCGAGGGCACCTCAGAGGTGCAGCGCATGCTCATCGCGCGGGGGCTCGGCCTGCCGGTGGAGTGA